Proteins encoded within one genomic window of Bradyrhizobium sp. AZCC 1719:
- a CDS encoding AtpZ/AtpI family protein codes for MAEDKNDNASGNRDQPSSDEAALSARLGSLDQRLSEIRDSRKLKTDQPGTESGDRAARASAMALGFRLSSELVAGVVVGAAIGWGFDRLLSTSPFGFIVFLLLGFVAGVVNVVRSAGVASRRR; via the coding sequence ATGGCCGAAGACAAGAACGACAACGCAAGTGGGAATCGCGATCAGCCGTCTTCCGACGAAGCTGCGCTTTCCGCAAGGCTCGGAAGTCTGGATCAACGGTTGTCCGAAATTCGTGACAGCCGGAAACTCAAGACTGATCAACCCGGAACTGAAAGCGGAGACAGGGCTGCCAGAGCATCTGCGATGGCGCTGGGTTTCCGGCTTTCCTCGGAGTTGGTTGCGGGCGTTGTCGTCGGGGCGGCGATTGGCTGGGGGTTCGACCGTTTGTTGTCGACGTCGCCGTTCGGTTTCATCGTGTTTTTGCTGCTCGGCTTCGTCGCCGGTGTGGTCAACGTGGTGAGATCTGCAGGCGTAGCTTCCCGCAGACGCTGA
- a CDS encoding F0F1 ATP synthase subunit A — MKIDPIHQFNIEPLFTIGHIGNQTIAFTNSSLYMFLSVAVISLLMIGGMAGRQLVPGRLQSIAEISYEFVASTIRSTAGAEGMKFFPLIFSLFMFICISNLIGIIPYTFTVSSHIIVTAALAFLVFFTVLIYGLYKNGFKFFKIFVPSGVPIYILPLVMFIEILSFFLRPVSHSVRLFANMLAGHIALKVFAGFVAMLGVSLGALGWVGGMLPLALTVALTALELLVAFLQAYVFAILTCIYLNDAIHPGH, encoded by the coding sequence ATGAAAATCGACCCGATCCACCAGTTCAATATCGAACCCCTCTTCACGATCGGCCATATCGGCAACCAAACGATCGCCTTTACCAACTCCTCGCTCTACATGTTCCTCTCGGTAGCGGTGATCTCGCTGCTGATGATCGGCGGCATGGCGGGACGGCAACTGGTTCCCGGGCGGCTGCAGTCGATCGCGGAAATCTCCTACGAGTTCGTCGCCTCGACGATCCGCTCTACTGCCGGCGCGGAAGGCATGAAGTTCTTCCCGCTGATCTTCTCGCTGTTCATGTTCATCTGCATCTCGAACCTGATCGGCATTATCCCCTACACGTTCACGGTTTCGAGCCACATCATCGTCACCGCGGCGCTGGCCTTCCTGGTTTTCTTCACCGTCCTGATCTACGGGCTCTACAAGAACGGCTTCAAGTTCTTCAAGATTTTCGTGCCCTCCGGCGTGCCGATCTACATCCTGCCGCTGGTCATGTTCATCGAAATCCTGTCGTTCTTCCTGCGGCCGGTCTCCCACAGCGTACGTCTGTTCGCCAACATGCTGGCGGGCCACATCGCGCTGAAGGTGTTCGCGGGCTTCGTCGCGATGCTCGGCGTGTCGCTCGGCGCGCTCGGCTGGGTCGGCGGCATGCTGCCGTTGGCGCTCACGGTAGCGCTGACCGCGCTCGAACTCCTGGTCGCGTTCCTGCAGGCCTACGTGTTCGCGATCCTGACCTGCATCTACCTCAACGACGCCATTCATCCGGGACACTAA
- a CDS encoding F0F1 ATP synthase subunit C, with translation MEPAAAKLIGAGIACIGMGGAGVGVGIIFGNYLAAAVRNPSAAQGQFGNLIFGFAVTEALGIFSLLIALLLLFVPL, from the coding sequence ATGGAACCGGCAGCAGCTAAACTTATCGGCGCGGGCATCGCATGCATCGGCATGGGCGGCGCGGGCGTCGGCGTGGGCATCATTTTCGGCAACTACCTCGCCGCTGCGGTGCGCAATCCCTCGGCAGCCCAGGGCCAGTTCGGCAACCTGATCTTCGGCTTCGCCGTGACCGAAGCGCTCGGCATTTTCTCGCTGCTGATCGCGCTGCTTTTGCTGTTCGTTCCGCTCTGA
- a CDS encoding F0F1 ATP synthase subunit B family protein, translating into MAEKSHGTPAKGTGAHTEADGGHGGGFPPFESSTFASQLVSLVIAFVALYVIVSRFALPRVESVIDARQNAIEGDLAAAQKLKDESDAALKAYETELASARTRAQAIGSETREKLNAAAEAERKTLEDQLTAKLAAAEKQIAATREAAMSNVRGIAGDAAGAIVQRLTGVLPDSKTVSQAVDASLKG; encoded by the coding sequence GTGGCTGAAAAAAGTCATGGTACCCCGGCCAAGGGCACCGGCGCCCACACCGAAGCCGACGGCGGACACGGCGGAGGATTTCCTCCGTTCGAGTCGAGCACGTTTGCTTCGCAACTGGTGTCGCTCGTCATCGCGTTTGTCGCGCTCTATGTGATCGTGTCCCGCTTTGCGCTGCCGCGCGTCGAAAGCGTGATCGACGCACGTCAGAACGCGATCGAGGGCGACCTGGCGGCGGCGCAGAAGCTGAAAGACGAGTCGGACGCAGCGCTCAAGGCGTATGAGACCGAACTCGCTTCCGCTCGCACCCGCGCCCAGGCCATCGGCAGCGAGACCCGCGAGAAGCTGAACGCGGCCGCGGAAGCCGAGCGCAAGACGCTGGAAGACCAGCTCACCGCCAAGCTTGCTGCCGCCGAGAAGCAGATCGCGGCGACACGGGAAGCTGCGATGAGCAATGTCCGCGGTATCGCAGGGGATGCGGCCGGCGCGATCGTCCAGCGCCTCACCGGCGTGCTGCCCGACAGCAAGACGGTGAGCCAAGCCGTCGATGCTTCGTTGAAGGGATAG
- a CDS encoding F0F1 ATP synthase subunit B family protein, giving the protein MFTEPETWVAIAFVILMVLFAYLGIHKTVLTALDHRSERIKAELDDARRLKEEAAKLLGEYQTRRASAEREAEEIVANAKAEAERIATEAKAKMEDFVTRRTKTAESKIALAEAQALADVRAAAANAAVEAASTILSQSVKGSVADDLLAKGIAEVRAKLN; this is encoded by the coding sequence ATGTTCACCGAACCGGAAACCTGGGTCGCGATCGCCTTCGTCATCCTGATGGTGCTGTTTGCCTATCTCGGCATCCACAAGACGGTGCTGACGGCGCTCGATCATCGTAGCGAACGCATCAAGGCCGAACTTGACGACGCCCGCCGTCTGAAAGAGGAGGCCGCCAAGCTGCTCGGCGAGTACCAGACCCGCCGCGCCAGCGCCGAGCGCGAGGCCGAGGAGATCGTCGCCAACGCCAAGGCCGAAGCCGAGCGCATCGCGACCGAAGCCAAGGCCAAGATGGAAGACTTCGTCACCCGCCGCACCAAGACCGCCGAGAGCAAGATTGCGCTTGCCGAAGCCCAGGCGCTGGCCGACGTCCGCGCCGCCGCCGCCAACGCTGCGGTCGAAGCCGCCTCGACCATCCTGTCGCAGTCGGTCAAGGGCTCGGTTGCCGACGACTTGCTCGCCAAGGGCATTGCCGAGGTTCGCGCCAAGCTGAACTGA
- a CDS encoding GNAT family N-acetyltransferase: MALFRLPTSGPAALVPRGHGLLLRAPQMADFPQWAQLREQSRTYLTPWEPIWPSDDLTRAGFRRRLRRYAEDIAADRSYPFIIFRERDGAMIGGITLANVRRGIVQAGTIGYWVGEPHACRGYMTAALRVLLPTLFGELNLHRIEAACIPSNTPSIRVLEKCGFTREGLARRYLCINGIWQDHLLFGLLHEDFRG; encoded by the coding sequence ATGGCCCTGTTTCGTTTGCCAACCAGCGGACCGGCTGCGCTCGTACCGCGTGGCCATGGCCTCCTGCTGCGAGCTCCCCAGATGGCGGATTTCCCGCAATGGGCGCAATTGCGCGAACAAAGCCGGACCTATCTGACGCCATGGGAGCCGATCTGGCCGTCGGACGATCTGACCCGCGCCGGGTTCCGCCGCCGGCTGCGCCGCTACGCCGAGGATATCGCCGCCGACCGCTCCTATCCCTTCATCATCTTCCGCGAGCGCGATGGCGCCATGATCGGCGGCATCACGCTCGCCAATGTCCGCCGCGGCATCGTGCAGGCCGGGACCATCGGATATTGGGTCGGCGAGCCTCACGCCTGCCGCGGCTACATGACCGCGGCGCTGCGGGTGCTGTTGCCGACGCTGTTCGGTGAGCTCAATCTGCACCGCATCGAGGCGGCCTGCATTCCCTCCAATACGCCGTCGATCCGGGTGCTGGAGAAGTGCGGCTTCACCCGCGAGGGGTTGGCGCGGCGCTACCTCTGCATCAACGGCATCTGGCAGGACCACCTGCTGTTCGGCCTGCTGCATGAGGATTTCCGCGGCTGA
- a CDS encoding M16 family metallopeptidase: MSVDITKLPSGLTVVTDTMPHLETAALGVWAGVGGRDEKSNEHGISHLLEHMAFKGTTRRSSREIVEEIEAVGGDLNAGTSTETTAYYARVMKADVPLALDVLSDILTNPSFVPDELEREKSVIVQEIGAAQDTPDDVVFEHLNELCFPDQPMGRSLLGTAKTLKNFDRDMLRGYLATHYRGPDMVVAAAGAVDHKRVVEEAAQRFASFDATPAPKPQPAMFGEGGSRVVHRDLEQAHLTLALEGVPQTDLSLFSLQVFTNTLGGGMSSRLFQEVREKRGLCYSIYTFHAPYTDTGFFGLYTGTDPGDAPEMMEVIVDVINDSVETLTEAEIARAKAQMKAGLLMALESCSSRAEQLARHVLAYGRPLTVEELVARIDAVSIESARNAAHALLSRSRPAVVALGSGRGLDTAVSFAEGLTRSKAKTLLH, translated from the coding sequence ATGAGCGTTGATATCACCAAGTTGCCATCCGGCCTGACCGTCGTCACCGACACCATGCCGCATCTGGAAACGGCGGCGCTCGGCGTCTGGGCCGGCGTCGGCGGCCGCGACGAAAAGTCGAACGAGCACGGCATCTCGCATCTCCTGGAACACATGGCTTTCAAGGGCACGACGCGGCGCTCCTCGCGCGAGATCGTGGAAGAAATCGAGGCGGTCGGCGGCGACCTCAATGCCGGGACCTCGACCGAGACCACGGCCTATTACGCGCGGGTGATGAAGGCCGACGTGCCGCTCGCGCTCGACGTGCTCTCCGACATCCTCACCAATCCGTCCTTCGTGCCGGACGAACTCGAGCGGGAGAAGAGCGTCATCGTGCAGGAGATCGGCGCGGCGCAGGATACGCCCGACGATGTCGTGTTCGAGCACCTCAATGAACTCTGCTTTCCAGACCAGCCGATGGGCCGGTCGCTGCTCGGCACCGCGAAGACGCTGAAGAATTTCGATCGCGACATGTTGCGCGGCTACCTGGCGACGCATTACCGCGGCCCCGACATGGTGGTCGCGGCCGCCGGCGCGGTCGACCACAAGCGCGTGGTGGAGGAAGCGGCGCAGAGATTTGCCAGCTTCGACGCCACGCCGGCGCCGAAGCCGCAACCCGCGATGTTCGGCGAGGGCGGCTCCCGCGTGGTACACCGCGACCTCGAACAGGCGCATTTGACGCTGGCGCTCGAAGGCGTACCGCAGACCGACCTGTCGCTGTTCTCGCTGCAGGTCTTCACCAACACGCTGGGCGGCGGGATGTCATCGCGGCTGTTCCAGGAAGTGCGCGAAAAGCGCGGCCTGTGCTACTCGATCTACACCTTCCACGCGCCCTATACCGACACCGGGTTCTTCGGCCTCTACACCGGCACCGATCCCGGCGACGCCCCCGAGATGATGGAGGTCATCGTCGACGTCATCAACGACTCCGTGGAAACCCTGACCGAAGCCGAGATCGCTCGCGCCAAGGCGCAGATGAAGGCGGGGCTGTTGATGGCGCTGGAAAGCTGCTCGTCCCGGGCCGAACAGCTTGCGCGGCACGTGCTGGCCTATGGACGGCCGCTGACGGTGGAGGAGCTGGTCGCCAGGATCGATGCGGTCTCCATCGAATCGGCCCGCAACGCGGCGCACGCGCTATTGTCCCGCAGCCGGCCGGCGGTTGTCGCGCTTGGCAGCGGAAGGGGTCTGGACACGGCGGTGTCTTTTGCGGAAGGATTGACGCGGTCGAAGGCGAAAACCCTTCTACATTGA